In Pedobacter sp. W3I1, one DNA window encodes the following:
- a CDS encoding DUF5131 family protein, which yields MAQSNIEWTELTWNPVTGCTKVSPGCKFCYAESMTKRLTAMGVEKYKDGFKIRIHPDTLNIPFSWKKSKIVFVNSMSDLFHPDVPIDFIKAVFSVMNHTPQHIYQVLTKRSERLAEISNLLNWTPNIWMGVSVENEDYTYRIDDLSTTGAKVKFLSIEPLIGPVITLNLGSIDWVIVGGESGHKARPLEKKWIDFVKNRCEENNVAFFFKQWGRPKFNANQNDPTIDAKHPQHAKGGCELDGEVFRNMPEHAA from the coding sequence ATGGCGCAATCAAATATTGAATGGACTGAATTAACTTGGAACCCAGTAACAGGCTGCACTAAGGTAAGTCCTGGATGCAAGTTCTGTTACGCAGAATCTATGACAAAGCGATTGACCGCAATGGGCGTAGAAAAGTATAAAGATGGATTCAAAATTAGAATTCATCCAGATACTTTAAATATTCCTTTTAGTTGGAAAAAATCGAAAATTGTATTTGTTAATTCGATGAGTGATTTATTTCACCCAGATGTGCCGATAGATTTTATAAAAGCGGTTTTTTCTGTGATGAATCATACACCTCAACATATATATCAGGTCTTGACTAAAAGGTCCGAAAGGCTAGCAGAAATTTCAAATTTGTTAAATTGGACTCCAAATATATGGATGGGAGTATCGGTCGAAAACGAGGATTATACCTACCGTATAGATGATCTTTCTACAACTGGAGCAAAAGTAAAGTTTTTGTCGATTGAACCACTTATTGGTCCAGTAATCACATTAAATTTAGGGAGCATAGATTGGGTAATTGTAGGTGGGGAATCAGGACATAAAGCTAGGCCTTTAGAAAAAAAATGGATTGACTTTGTGAAGAATCGTTGTGAAGAAAATAACGTGGCATTCTTTTTCAAACAATGGGGTAGACCAAAATTTAACGCTAATCAAAATGACCCAACAATTGATGCTAAACATCCTCAACATGCAAAAGGAGGGTGCGAATTAGATGGCGAAGTATTTAGAAATATGCCTGAACATGCAGCGTAG
- the tcmP gene encoding three-Cys-motif partner protein TcmP has product MAKINVKNVVLPHSQAKLDLYRDYLNEYLPVLINSKFVEKINIYDVFCGAGIYDDGKPGSPLIAARCINENIVLFESKGVEPTPISLTVNDLDIDKSQFVGQLLEDLEDENFTTRSFNLTAGKMFQFVKEETNTFPKKHRNLAFVDPYGYSDITKDNLEGLISNRRTEVILFLPVSNLYRFSEIAKNDVDSKCYDHLRRFIFEFFPENSKIRSSNADNIYDYINEIRLAFSFNDTFYSSSYYIKRDHVNHYALFFIGPHIYGLEKFLQAKWKNDSLGQGFNIKYSMPSLFESELQEVDTFNTKTKLEAILKLHIKENPYINNTDLYVFILKNQFLPKDAVSILTNWKKDSLLTIYNESLDLLPDTRHFFLTYTNFKEKTNVLKLKFK; this is encoded by the coding sequence ATGGCTAAAATCAATGTGAAAAATGTAGTTTTGCCTCATAGTCAGGCGAAGCTGGATTTGTATAGGGATTATTTAAATGAGTACCTACCTGTCTTAATTAATTCGAAATTTGTTGAAAAAATTAATATCTACGACGTATTCTGTGGTGCTGGAATTTATGACGATGGAAAGCCAGGTAGCCCGTTGATTGCAGCACGGTGTATTAATGAAAACATAGTGCTTTTTGAAAGTAAAGGGGTTGAACCAACTCCGATTTCATTAACGGTAAATGATTTAGATATTGATAAATCACAATTTGTTGGGCAGCTATTAGAAGATCTTGAGGATGAAAACTTCACCACTAGATCTTTCAATTTGACTGCTGGTAAAATGTTTCAGTTTGTAAAAGAAGAAACAAATACATTTCCTAAAAAACACAGAAACTTAGCTTTTGTTGACCCTTATGGTTATTCAGATATCACTAAAGATAACCTTGAGGGATTAATTTCAAATAGAAGAACTGAGGTTATATTGTTTTTGCCAGTTTCTAATCTCTATCGTTTTTCAGAGATTGCAAAAAATGATGTTGATTCGAAATGTTATGATCATTTGCGAAGATTTATTTTTGAGTTTTTTCCTGAAAATTCTAAAATTCGATCTTCTAATGCTGATAACATATATGATTACATTAACGAGATTAGATTAGCATTTAGTTTTAATGACACATTTTATAGCTCCTCATATTACATTAAAAGAGATCATGTAAATCACTACGCTTTATTTTTCATAGGTCCACATATCTATGGATTAGAAAAATTTTTACAAGCTAAGTGGAAAAACGATTCCCTTGGACAAGGTTTCAATATAAAATATTCAATGCCTTCCTTGTTTGAAAGTGAACTTCAAGAGGTTGATACTTTTAATACTAAAACTAAACTTGAAGCGATCCTAAAGCTACACATAAAAGAGAATCCATATATCAATAATACTGATTTATACGTTTTTATCTTAAAAAACCAGTTTTTGCCGAAAGACGCTGTTTCGATTCTTACCAATTGGAAGAAAGATTCTCTTTTGACGATATATAATGAAAGCTTAGATTTGTTACCAGATACAAGGCATTTCTTTTTAACCTACACTAATTTCAAAGAAAAAACCAATGTATTAAAATTAAAATTTAAATAA
- a CDS encoding ABC transporter ATP-binding protein, translating into MARKQLNSGNAPGVELAKAKITRESLGNVARLLTYLKPYRGKFIAALCFLFLSSLVGLAFPSFIGALIDTAQGKHTNNYLPGTIQGILMLAFAVLALQAVVSYFRILWFVNVAERSLADIRRDTYFKLITLPMNFFSNRRVGELNSRISADLSQVQDTLTTTIAELLRQLVLFVGGVVFMAIISKKLVFALLLVLPVMIVFAVLFGRFIKKISRQAQDKMAESNSIVEETLSGIANVKAFVNEAFEATRYRNTIREVADIAIRGAKFRGMFVSFIVLCVFGGVLAVIGYGCVLVSHHEITFGELLKFSLYAMFLGSSLGSFPELFANLQKAVGASERVLEILGEQGEAVSINEKDQVTSQRIVGNLAFNQVNFAYPSRPEAAVLSQVSFEAKAGQKIAIVGPSGSGKSTTAGLILQFYHPQSGEILFDGKPAAAYSLTDIRNQIAIVPQDVMLFGGTILENIAYGKLTATKAEIIQAAKRANAHDFISAFPEGYETIVGERGVKLSGGQRQRIAIARALLKNPSILILDEATSSLDSESERLVQEALEELMSGRTSIIIAHRLSTIREADRILVMEKGQIIESGTHQELIKSEQGLYKYLSGLQFEV; encoded by the coding sequence ATGGCAAGAAAACAGTTAAACAGCGGAAATGCACCTGGCGTTGAATTAGCAAAAGCAAAAATAACCAGAGAAAGTTTGGGCAACGTTGCCCGCTTGCTTACTTATTTAAAACCCTATCGTGGTAAATTTATTGCTGCGCTGTGTTTTCTATTCCTGTCCAGTTTGGTCGGGCTGGCCTTTCCATCTTTTATCGGTGCCTTAATTGATACGGCACAGGGCAAACACACCAACAATTACCTGCCAGGCACCATACAGGGCATTTTAATGTTAGCTTTTGCCGTATTAGCATTACAGGCAGTAGTGTCTTATTTTAGAATATTATGGTTTGTCAATGTAGCCGAACGTTCCCTGGCCGACATCAGGCGCGACACCTACTTCAAGTTGATCACCCTGCCTATGAATTTCTTCTCGAACCGCAGGGTAGGCGAACTGAACAGCAGGATCTCTGCCGATCTTTCACAGGTTCAGGACACTTTAACCACGACCATTGCAGAGCTGTTGCGGCAGCTGGTGCTGTTTGTAGGCGGTGTCGTTTTTATGGCCATTATATCGAAAAAGCTCGTTTTTGCCCTGCTTTTGGTCTTACCCGTGATGATTGTCTTTGCGGTGCTGTTTGGCCGTTTTATCAAAAAGATTTCGCGCCAGGCGCAGGATAAAATGGCAGAATCAAACAGTATAGTCGAAGAAACCTTATCGGGTATTGCCAATGTAAAAGCATTCGTAAACGAGGCATTCGAGGCCACACGTTACCGGAATACCATCCGCGAGGTAGCAGATATTGCCATCAGGGGCGCAAAATTCAGGGGCATGTTTGTTTCCTTTATAGTGCTGTGCGTTTTTGGTGGTGTACTGGCGGTAATCGGCTATGGCTGTGTGCTGGTTAGTCACCATGAAATAACCTTTGGCGAACTTTTAAAGTTTTCATTATATGCGATGTTCCTCGGCAGTTCTCTGGGCAGTTTTCCCGAACTTTTTGCCAACCTGCAAAAGGCTGTTGGGGCCAGCGAAAGGGTACTGGAAATACTGGGAGAGCAGGGCGAAGCCGTTTCCATAAACGAAAAGGATCAGGTGACGAGCCAAAGAATAGTGGGGAATCTTGCTTTTAACCAGGTCAATTTTGCCTATCCTTCACGGCCGGAAGCAGCGGTATTAAGCCAGGTATCTTTCGAGGCCAAAGCCGGACAAAAAATAGCCATAGTAGGTCCGAGTGGCTCAGGCAAATCAACCACAGCAGGATTGATACTGCAGTTTTACCATCCGCAAAGCGGCGAAATCCTGTTCGATGGCAAACCAGCCGCTGCCTATTCGCTTACGGATATCAGGAACCAGATCGCCATTGTTCCGCAGGATGTAATGTTATTTGGCGGAACGATATTGGAAAATATTGCTTACGGCAAGTTAACGGCTACAAAAGCAGAAATTATACAGGCCGCTAAACGGGCAAATGCACATGATTTTATCAGCGCATTTCCGGAAGGTTACGAAACCATAGTAGGAGAGCGCGGGGTAAAACTATCTGGCGGACAGCGCCAGCGCATTGCCATCGCCCGGGCACTATTAAAAAACCCGTCAATATTAATTTTAGACGAAGCCACTTCTTCGCTCGACTCGGAATCGGAACGCCTGGTACAAGAAGCCCTGGAAGAATTAATGAGCGGTCGCACTTCTATCATTATCGCACACCGTTTATCCACCATTCGTGAAGCAGACCGGATCCTGGTGATGGAAAAGGGGCAAATTATTGAATCCGGTACACATCAGGAACTCATCAAAAGTGAACAAGGGCTGTATAAGTACCTAAGCGGTTTGCAGTTTGAGGTGTAG
- a CDS encoding VOC family protein, translating to MNLISTRIITDQVEALINFYEQVTGLTASRYTPDFAELKTKTATLAIGSTRTLQFFGGNHVAQPAQNRSVIIEFRVDDVQQCFDQLAASLKGAIVQEPTIMPWGNQSLLLRDPDGNLVNLFTPVTPEAIEKFNGN from the coding sequence ATGAATTTAATATCAACACGCATTATTACCGATCAGGTAGAGGCACTTATTAATTTTTACGAACAGGTAACAGGCTTAACCGCCTCCAGGTACACGCCCGATTTCGCCGAACTGAAAACCAAAACCGCAACTTTGGCCATTGGCAGCACCCGTACTTTACAGTTTTTTGGTGGTAACCATGTGGCGCAGCCTGCACAGAACCGCAGTGTGATTATCGAATTTCGGGTTGATGATGTACAGCAATGCTTCGATCAGCTCGCTGCTTCCTTAAAAGGTGCCATCGTACAAGAACCCACCATCATGCCCTGGGGCAATCAATCTTTATTATTAAGAGATCCCGATGGCAACCTGGTGAACCTTTTTACACCAGTTACACCCGAAGCTATAGAGAAGTTTAACGGTAATTAA
- the porV gene encoding type IX secretion system outer membrane channel protein PorV gives MAVRNGIIKINEYIGNMYSKLKVNIFNINTPISLFVTTTGVLLILCCLQLKAQTVQTNGSLSTDIITGVPFLLIIPDARTGAMGDAGVAALPDQNASAINPSKLAYMDQPYGISMSYSPWLSNLKADINLAFLSAYYKIDERNTIGTSLRYLSLGTVQLFDANSQDLGNYSPNEFAFDVTYARKFGNFSLGTALRYIRSDLVSGQLSTGSSGYAGNAIAMDASAYVRKPTIIFGTDALLAFGLNISNIGTKIGYNDAGNKFFLPANMRLGAASTFIFNDENEFTFSLDLNKLLVPSQPVYNDDGKIISGKDPNVSVPAGIFNSFSDAPGGAGEELKELSIGTGMEYTYHKKIALRGGYSYENPEKGDRRYFTVGAGLKYQLFVLDLAYMIAGAQNSPLANTLRFTLTFSPARK, from the coding sequence ATGGCTGTCAGGAATGGAATTATTAAAATTAATGAGTACATTGGTAATATGTATAGCAAACTGAAAGTCAACATTTTCAACATAAATACACCAATCTCTTTATTTGTTACTACCACTGGTGTTCTTTTAATCTTGTGCTGCTTACAATTAAAAGCTCAGACCGTTCAAACGAACGGTAGCTTAAGTACTGATATTATTACAGGTGTTCCTTTCTTACTTATTATACCCGACGCCAGGACAGGCGCTATGGGAGATGCCGGCGTAGCAGCTTTGCCAGATCAAAATGCCTCAGCCATTAACCCCTCAAAACTTGCTTACATGGATCAGCCTTATGGCATATCGATGTCCTATTCTCCCTGGTTAAGCAATTTAAAAGCAGACATCAACCTGGCTTTCCTTAGTGCTTATTATAAAATTGACGAAAGAAATACCATAGGAACCTCTTTAAGATATTTATCACTAGGTACTGTACAGCTTTTTGATGCCAATAGCCAGGATTTAGGGAACTATAGCCCAAATGAATTCGCGTTTGATGTTACCTATGCGAGAAAATTTGGAAATTTTTCCCTGGGGACTGCATTGAGGTACATCAGGTCTGACCTGGTTTCGGGACAACTCTCTACCGGAAGTTCAGGTTATGCCGGAAATGCTATTGCAATGGATGCTTCAGCCTATGTAAGGAAACCAACCATCATTTTTGGTACCGACGCCTTACTGGCATTTGGGTTGAACATCTCCAATATTGGAACAAAGATTGGCTATAACGATGCAGGGAATAAATTTTTTCTGCCCGCCAATATGAGACTCGGCGCGGCATCCACTTTTATTTTTAACGATGAAAATGAGTTTACTTTTTCCCTGGATCTCAATAAATTACTGGTTCCCAGCCAGCCGGTTTATAATGATGACGGAAAAATTATAAGCGGAAAGGACCCTAATGTATCTGTTCCGGCGGGAATCTTCAACTCCTTTAGCGATGCCCCGGGAGGTGCTGGTGAAGAATTAAAAGAGTTAAGTATCGGAACCGGAATGGAATATACCTATCATAAAAAGATTGCCCTGCGTGGCGGCTATTCGTATGAAAACCCTGAAAAAGGAGACCGCAGGTATTTTACAGTAGGCGCAGGCTTAAAGTACCAGCTTTTTGTGCTTGATCTGGCCTATATGATTGCAGGGGCACAAAATAGCCCCCTCGCTAATACCCTCCGGTTCACTTTAACCTTTAGTCCTGCGAGGAAATAA
- a CDS encoding DUF4402 domain-containing protein — protein MKKSIIAIGITLSVFCFVSSGFAQASATADASATIVTPISISKTADMNFGNVATNGAVGTVVLAPAGTRTSTGGVTVPTTVGTVTAASFTVSGSGAYTYAITLPSSVVITSGTDNMTVNTFTSTPATTGTLTAGTQIIKVGATLNLVASQAVGSYTSATPFTVTVNYN, from the coding sequence ATGAAAAAATCAATCATCGCTATTGGAATTACGCTTTCCGTATTTTGTTTTGTATCATCCGGATTTGCACAGGCATCTGCAACAGCTGACGCTTCAGCAACAATTGTTACCCCTATCAGCATCTCTAAAACTGCTGACATGAATTTTGGGAATGTGGCTACCAATGGAGCGGTGGGTACAGTAGTCCTGGCCCCAGCAGGCACAAGAACGAGTACGGGGGGAGTAACCGTACCAACAACTGTTGGTACGGTTACCGCAGCTTCTTTTACCGTGTCGGGCTCAGGAGCTTATACGTATGCGATTACCTTACCTTCTTCAGTAGTCATTACAAGTGGTACCGATAACATGACGGTTAATACTTTTACCAGTACACCAGCGACCACAGGTACGCTTACCGCAGGTACGCAAATCATCAAAGTTGGTGCAACCCTAAATTTAGTAGCATCGCAGGCAGTAGGATCATATACTTCAGCGACTCCATTTACCGTAACTGTAAACTATAACTAG
- a CDS encoding fibronectin type III domain-containing protein — MKRNILLKGIITCLAVVFLSFQLSAQSVTNYTFTGTTATFTALSGASATSWTGSTDDGLSTLIPIGFDFWYMGARYTGISASTNGWIAMGGVPADNIYTNSLATGGSPRPVIAPLWDDLDIVATSNVTYKTSGAVGSRVFSLQYLNVKWYYLASGAVCSFQVNLYETSGKVEFVYRSDATAAASPSGSIGITATATGSGNYLSVNNLGTSVSATTEASITTKRVTGRTYAFTAPIPVAPSTLSFSAVGNTSMTLNWADLSSNERGFVIYRSTDGINYTFISQTAAAATSSIQSGLTAGNTYYWKVYAITEGGMSTALSGSQATSCTGPVISQLPSSGLISYYKLEGNSNDATGNNNGTFQGGTPTLSADRFNIAGKAYTFNGISHYISTGNVYVNPGPLSTSTWFKTTTTTGGALIGFSSLQTGWQRKQGPFYLHDRDRHIIPCSCTRRREKVPQYNCLL, encoded by the coding sequence ATGAAAAGAAATATACTTCTCAAGGGTATAATCACCTGTCTTGCAGTTGTTTTTCTGAGCTTTCAACTATCCGCTCAATCTGTTACCAACTATACATTCACTGGCACCACCGCTACTTTCACGGCGTTATCGGGTGCCAGTGCAACAAGCTGGACAGGATCTACAGATGATGGCTTGTCAACGTTGATCCCGATCGGGTTTGACTTCTGGTATATGGGGGCCAGGTACACGGGGATTTCTGCCAGTACCAATGGCTGGATTGCTATGGGCGGTGTCCCTGCAGATAACATATACACCAATAGTTTGGCTACCGGGGGATCACCACGACCGGTAATCGCGCCGCTTTGGGATGATCTTGATATTGTTGCGACCAGCAACGTAACCTATAAAACCAGCGGTGCCGTGGGCAGCCGCGTGTTCAGCCTTCAATACCTCAACGTGAAATGGTATTACCTTGCCTCAGGTGCGGTATGCTCCTTCCAGGTAAACCTGTACGAAACAAGTGGTAAGGTAGAGTTTGTTTACCGTTCTGATGCCACCGCTGCTGCTTCTCCATCTGGCTCTATAGGTATTACCGCTACCGCAACGGGATCTGGAAATTACCTGTCTGTAAATAACTTAGGTACTAGCGTAAGTGCTACAACCGAGGCCAGCATCACTACTAAGAGAGTAACCGGAAGAACGTATGCCTTCACTGCTCCCATCCCAGTTGCGCCCTCCACACTTAGTTTCTCGGCAGTTGGAAACACGTCAATGACCTTAAATTGGGCCGACCTTTCTTCAAACGAAAGGGGTTTTGTAATTTATCGCTCCACAGACGGCATAAACTATACTTTTATTAGTCAGACCGCCGCAGCTGCCACATCTTCAATCCAATCAGGCCTTACGGCGGGTAATACCTACTATTGGAAAGTCTACGCCATTACAGAAGGGGGAATGAGTACCGCACTTAGTGGCAGCCAGGCTACGTCATGCACAGGGCCTGTAATTTCACAACTCCCGTCCAGTGGTCTCATTTCGTATTATAAGTTAGAAGGAAATTCAAATGATGCTACAGGGAACAATAACGGCACTTTCCAGGGTGGCACGCCCACACTATCCGCCGACCGTTTTAACATTGCAGGTAAAGCCTATACTTTTAACGGAATAAGCCATTACATTTCAACAGGGAATGTTTATGTAAACCCCGGGCCGCTGAGCACCTCCACCTGGTTCAAAACGACCACGACAACTGGCGGGGCGTTAATCGGTTTTTCCAGCTTGCAAACGGGTTGGCAACGGAAGCAGGGACCGTTTTATTTACATGACCGGGACAGGCACATTATACCTTGCAGTTGCACCCGGCGCCGTGAAAAAGTACCTCAGTACAACTGCCTCCTATAA
- a CDS encoding DUF4402 domain-containing protein produces the protein MKRYIFLLAILFNGFSINAQIKNRALSVVPENPPRPVVVYVNPAQGLIFGAFYQGSSGGTVIIYPDGSRSTTGSVIQTSQGYSFSPAIFEVDAEPGTLVTIVNGPDVTLSGSNGGSISLHIGNANPGSPFIATATSPGRTQIRIGGTLTLTNPLTNPPGNYSGTFSVTFIQP, from the coding sequence ATGAAAAGATATATATTTTTACTAGCAATACTATTTAACGGATTTTCGATAAACGCGCAAATAAAAAACAGGGCACTATCAGTGGTTCCAGAGAATCCGCCACGGCCAGTGGTGGTTTATGTGAATCCGGCACAAGGACTTATTTTCGGTGCCTTTTACCAGGGAAGCTCGGGCGGAACAGTCATCATTTATCCCGATGGCTCCAGGTCAACCACGGGAAGCGTAATCCAGACGAGTCAGGGTTACTCTTTTTCACCAGCGATTTTTGAGGTAGATGCAGAGCCCGGTACCCTGGTCACAATTGTAAACGGGCCCGATGTCACACTCTCAGGGAGCAATGGCGGAAGCATCAGTCTGCATATCGGAAATGCTAACCCCGGCAGCCCTTTTATCGCCACTGCAACTTCTCCCGGTCGCACACAGATCAGGATTGGCGGCACTTTAACCCTGACCAATCCACTGACCAATCCGCCCGGTAATTATAGCGGCACTTTTTCAGTAACTTTTATTCAACCTTAA
- a CDS encoding aldo/keto reductase, with protein sequence MKKINLGSEGLSVPIIGLGCMGMTGFEEGNMYGAADEQEAIATIHRSLELGGNFLDTADLYGPFKNEQLIAKAIGSNRDKYIIATKFGWEIDDNNKVTWAINGKKEYVKKAVERSLKNLKTEYIDLYYMHRLDKNTPIEETIEAMSELVKEGKVGYLGLSEVSSETIKRAHAVHPITAVQSEYSLFERTTEERGILNTLNELGIGFVAYSPLGRGFLSGQIRSMDDLPENDFRRAIPRFQEAHFYKNMELVKAIEAMAEEKKITTSQLALAWIINKGILPIPGTKRRQYVAQNIAATEIELNEAELLKLESIVPLGTDTGKPYDEFSMGLND encoded by the coding sequence ATGAAGAAAATAAATTTGGGAAGCGAAGGTTTGTCTGTACCCATTATAGGTTTGGGCTGTATGGGTATGACAGGTTTTGAAGAAGGAAATATGTATGGCGCGGCAGATGAGCAGGAAGCTATTGCGACCATTCATCGATCGCTCGAATTAGGTGGCAATTTTTTAGATACTGCCGATTTGTATGGCCCTTTTAAAAACGAGCAGTTGATTGCTAAAGCAATAGGCAGTAATCGGGATAAATATATTATCGCGACAAAATTCGGCTGGGAAATAGATGATAACAACAAAGTGACCTGGGCTATTAATGGGAAAAAAGAATATGTGAAAAAAGCGGTGGAACGTTCTCTTAAAAATCTGAAAACGGAGTATATTGATTTGTACTATATGCACCGGCTTGATAAAAACACGCCCATCGAAGAAACCATTGAGGCCATGAGCGAGCTGGTGAAGGAAGGAAAAGTGGGATATCTCGGACTATCAGAAGTATCTTCAGAAACTATAAAAAGAGCACACGCGGTTCACCCGATTACAGCGGTACAAAGTGAATATTCTTTATTTGAGCGCACAACAGAAGAACGTGGCATATTGAATACTTTGAATGAACTCGGGATAGGTTTTGTTGCTTATTCCCCATTAGGACGTGGTTTTTTATCCGGGCAGATTAGAAGCATGGATGACTTGCCGGAAAATGATTTTCGCCGGGCAATTCCCCGTTTTCAAGAAGCTCATTTTTACAAGAACATGGAGTTGGTTAAAGCAATTGAGGCAATGGCCGAAGAGAAAAAAATAACCACATCACAGCTGGCACTGGCCTGGATTATAAATAAGGGCATCTTGCCTATTCCGGGTACCAAGCGAAGACAATATGTGGCGCAAAACATAGCGGCCACCGAAATTGAATTAAACGAAGCTGAGCTATTGAAACTGGAAAGCATTGTGCCATTGGGTACCGATACAGGTAAGCCATATGATGAGTTTAGTATGGGACTTAATGATTAG
- a CDS encoding AraC family transcriptional regulator produces the protein MNAIRSVSEFHRLLSLPAPRHPLVSVINLAESIFLEDDVWKGFVNRFYCVALKREAKGKIRYGQQHYDYDKGVLSFTASNQVQYLDLKNMECGSGYLLIFHPDFLLAHPLASNINGYNFFSYAVNEALHLSAEEEDDLITILNKIDKECLHIDKYTQEIILSQIELLLNYSNRFYERQFITRKNHNHQLLAKFERLVDGYFNSSTTTQPELLTVQRMAELMNLSPNYLSDLLRMHTGQNTQQHIHQRLIEKAKEKLSTTNLSVSEIAYTLGFEHAQSFSTLFKKKTSLSPLEFRQAFN, from the coding sequence ATGAATGCCATCAGATCAGTCTCAGAATTTCACCGCTTACTCTCGTTGCCCGCGCCACGCCATCCATTGGTAAGTGTAATTAACCTCGCCGAAAGTATTTTCCTGGAAGATGATGTATGGAAAGGTTTTGTGAACAGATTTTATTGCGTGGCCCTAAAAAGGGAAGCCAAGGGTAAAATACGCTATGGCCAGCAACATTATGATTACGATAAGGGTGTGCTGAGTTTTACTGCATCCAATCAGGTTCAATACCTGGATCTGAAGAACATGGAATGCGGATCAGGTTACCTGCTTATTTTCCATCCTGACTTTTTGCTGGCCCATCCTTTGGCAAGCAACATCAACGGTTATAACTTCTTCTCTTATGCTGTAAATGAGGCGCTGCATCTTTCTGCTGAAGAAGAAGATGATCTGATTACCATATTGAACAAGATTGATAAGGAATGCCTTCATATTGATAAATATACTCAGGAAATTATCCTGTCGCAGATTGAATTGCTGCTCAATTATTCCAATCGATTTTACGAGCGGCAATTTATCACCCGGAAAAACCATAATCATCAATTGCTTGCCAAATTTGAACGCCTTGTTGATGGGTATTTTAACAGCAGTACGACAACGCAACCCGAACTATTAACGGTACAACGCATGGCCGAACTCATGAACCTGTCTCCAAACTACCTGAGCGATCTACTGCGCATGCATACAGGGCAGAATACACAACAGCATATCCATCAGCGGTTAATTGAAAAGGCAAAAGAAAAACTCTCGACTACAAATTTATCGGTAAGCGAAATTGCTTATACATTAGGCTTTGAACACGCACAATCGTTCAGTACGTTATTTAAGAAGAAAACCAGTTTGTCACCTCTTGAATTCCGGCAGGCATTTAACTGA
- a CDS encoding CPCC family cysteine-rich protein — protein MDTENKIKCACCGFFTIEKDAISTICPICLWQKDFYQEEHIDDDGGPNSISLREAKVNFKSFGAKERRVLGFVRPPQEDEIEE, from the coding sequence ATGGATACAGAAAATAAAATTAAATGCGCTTGTTGTGGTTTTTTTACGATCGAAAAGGATGCGATTTCAACGATCTGCCCCATTTGTCTTTGGCAAAAAGATTTTTATCAAGAGGAGCATATTGATGATGATGGGGGACCGAATTCAATTTCTTTGCGAGAGGCAAAAGTGAATTTTAAGTCTTTTGGAGCTAAAGAGAGAAGGGTTTTAGGTTTTGTAAGACCACCTCAAGAAGATGAGATTGAAGAATAA
- a CDS encoding DUF5958 family protein, giving the protein MNLDIDILINKYGQDLDVLDQIQDVFDNLDQVKQEEMLNGITYLILQSKPIYEDVEVAINSSGLKPSLTPCILLKKGVLNANLQKIIKLPKREYNSVLKLFLNLFKIAYKRRFDIEKNKNDKWWYSDLSDESNINKIRKTNR; this is encoded by the coding sequence ATGAATTTAGATATTGATATTTTAATAAATAAATACGGACAAGATTTAGATGTACTTGACCAAATTCAAGATGTTTTTGATAACCTTGATCAAGTCAAACAAGAGGAAATGTTAAATGGAATCACTTACCTAATCTTACAGTCAAAGCCTATTTATGAAGATGTTGAGGTAGCGATAAATTCCAGTGGTTTAAAGCCATCACTTACACCATGCATTTTATTGAAAAAGGGAGTTTTAAATGCTAACCTTCAAAAGATTATTAAATTGCCTAAAAGGGAATACAATAGTGTATTGAAATTATTTTTGAATCTATTCAAAATAGCTTATAAACGAAGATTTGATATAGAGAAAAACAAAAATGATAAATGGTGGTATTCGGATCTATCTGATGAAAGTAATATCAATAAAATCAGAAAAACAAATAGATAA